In one window of Duganella dendranthematis DNA:
- a CDS encoding allantoate amidohydrolase — protein MTTLPDLNSCDSATFVERLRGIYEHSPWIPERAAARRPFANVTALKLALQDVVSAATLDEQLGLIRAHPELAGKAAVAGQLTAESTSEQAKSGLHLCSAEEFATLHQLNADYNAKFGFPFILAVKGPTGQGLTRQSVIATFARRLKNQRADEIAECLRQIKRIAEIRLNDLLAVQLDFGPAIMQWSEDLAAWSDDENALTCAYMTPAHRQTAAQLLEWMREAGMDAHIDAVGNVAGVYRSDSPNAKTLITGSHYDTVRNGGKYDGRLGILLPIAIVRHLHQRGEKLPFHLEVIGFAEEEGVRFKSTFLGSTAITGRFDLSLLDQTDADGVSMRDALLAAGHDVARIPDIARNPSDLLGFVEVHIEQGPVLLERDLPLGVVTAIAGSSRYLLELTGLASHAGTTPMNMRKDAAAAAAEIVLLVEQRCAQAPSLVGTVGQLQVPNGSVNVIPGACKLSLDIRAADDAVRLAAVKDVMDGIAAICARRQIEFTLQPLLNASAAPCAPRLMQQFGDAIERAGLPRFDLLSGAGHDAMAMAAITDVAMLFTRCGNGGISHNPLETMTADDADIAARVLLDFLRSYRD, from the coding sequence ATGACCACACTCCCAGATCTGAACAGCTGCGACAGCGCCACCTTCGTCGAACGCCTGCGCGGCATCTACGAGCACTCGCCATGGATACCGGAACGCGCCGCCGCGCGCCGTCCGTTCGCCAACGTCACCGCCTTGAAGCTGGCCTTGCAGGATGTGGTCAGCGCCGCCACGCTGGACGAGCAACTGGGCCTGATCCGCGCCCACCCGGAACTGGCCGGCAAAGCCGCCGTCGCCGGCCAGCTGACGGCGGAATCGACCAGCGAACAGGCCAAATCCGGCCTGCACCTGTGCAGCGCCGAGGAATTCGCCACGCTGCACCAGCTGAACGCCGACTACAACGCCAAATTCGGCTTCCCCTTCATCCTGGCCGTCAAGGGCCCGACCGGACAAGGGCTCACGCGCCAGAGCGTCATCGCCACCTTCGCGCGCCGCCTGAAAAACCAGCGCGCCGACGAAATCGCCGAATGCCTTCGCCAGATCAAACGCATCGCCGAGATTCGCCTCAACGACCTGCTGGCCGTGCAACTGGACTTCGGCCCCGCCATCATGCAGTGGAGCGAAGACCTGGCCGCATGGAGCGATGATGAAAATGCGCTGACCTGCGCCTACATGACGCCCGCCCACCGCCAGACCGCCGCCCAGTTGCTGGAATGGATGCGCGAAGCGGGAATGGATGCGCACATCGACGCCGTTGGCAATGTCGCCGGCGTCTACCGCTCAGATTCGCCCAACGCCAAAACACTGATCACCGGCTCGCACTACGACACCGTGCGCAACGGCGGCAAGTACGACGGCCGCCTCGGCATCCTGCTGCCAATCGCCATCGTCCGGCACCTGCACCAGCGCGGCGAAAAGCTACCCTTCCATCTGGAGGTGATCGGCTTTGCGGAAGAAGAAGGCGTACGTTTCAAGAGCACCTTCCTCGGCAGCACCGCGATCACTGGCCGCTTCGACCTGTCGCTGCTCGACCAGACGGACGCCGACGGCGTCAGCATGCGCGACGCCCTGCTGGCCGCCGGCCACGACGTGGCGCGTATCCCCGACATCGCCCGCAATCCGTCCGACTTGCTCGGCTTTGTGGAAGTCCATATCGAACAAGGGCCAGTGCTGTTGGAGCGCGACCTGCCACTTGGCGTCGTCACCGCCATCGCCGGCAGCTCACGCTACCTGCTCGAGCTCACCGGCCTGGCCAGCCACGCCGGCACCACGCCGATGAACATGCGCAAGGACGCCGCCGCCGCCGCCGCCGAAATCGTGCTGCTGGTCGAACAGCGCTGCGCGCAAGCGCCGTCGCTGGTCGGCACGGTCGGCCAGCTGCAAGTGCCGAATGGCTCGGTCAACGTCATCCCCGGCGCCTGCAAACTATCGCTCGACATCCGCGCCGCCGACGATGCCGTGCGCCTGGCCGCCGTCAAGGACGTCATGGACGGCATCGCCGCTATCTGCGCGCGCCGCCAGATCGAATTCACGCTGCAACCGCTGCTGAACGCCAGCGCCGCGCCGTGCGCGCCACGCTTGATGCAGCAATTCGGCGACGCCATCGAACGCGCCGGCCTGCCGCGCTTCGACCTGCTGTCCGGCGCCGGCCACGATGCGATGGCGATGGCCGCCATCACCGACGTCGCCATGCTGTTCACGCGCTGCGGCAACGGCGGCATCAGCCACAATCCGCTGGAGACAATGACTGCCGACGATGCCGACATCGCCGCCCGCGTACTGCTCGATTTCCTGCGCAGCTATCGCGACTAA
- a CDS encoding LysR family transcriptional regulator, translating to MSALPQHLDLHLIRILYLLLVEKNVSRVALKLNQPQPSISASLRKLRELTGDPLLVRGARGMVPTQHGESLLAPAKRILDETENLFLKKAPFVPQDEARTFHVAAPDYLDSLFLPNLVALLRRGSPNSRIKIHSLGAGSDYVRLLSDGDMDLVIANWDEPPEHLHMSKLFEDPIICVMRADCPYALRTPADKMSMDDYLTLPHVAPTQILPGYVGVIDDYLERQGLQRNVVVESAYFGLIPNMLAQTDLVLTTGSQFVRHYEKQMPLKTYSVPVQFPPMRFYQLWHERVHQAPEHKWLREQVGAAAKALTQK from the coding sequence ATGTCCGCTTTGCCGCAACACCTGGACCTTCACCTGATCCGCATCCTCTACCTGCTACTGGTCGAGAAAAACGTCTCCCGCGTCGCCCTCAAACTGAATCAGCCGCAGCCCTCCATCTCCGCGTCCTTGCGCAAACTGCGCGAGCTGACCGGCGATCCCCTTTTGGTGCGCGGCGCGCGCGGCATGGTGCCGACCCAGCATGGTGAAAGCCTGCTTGCACCAGCAAAGCGCATTCTCGACGAAACCGAGAACCTGTTCCTCAAGAAGGCACCTTTCGTGCCACAGGACGAAGCGCGCACCTTCCACGTCGCCGCGCCGGATTATCTGGACAGCCTGTTCCTGCCCAATCTGGTGGCACTGCTGCGGCGCGGATCGCCCAATAGCCGCATCAAGATCCACAGTCTGGGCGCCGGTTCCGACTATGTGCGCCTGCTGTCGGACGGCGATATGGACCTGGTCATCGCCAACTGGGACGAACCGCCCGAGCACCTGCACATGTCCAAGCTGTTCGAAGACCCGATCATCTGCGTGATGCGTGCCGACTGCCCGTATGCACTGCGCACGCCGGCCGACAAGATGTCGATGGACGACTACCTCACGCTGCCGCATGTGGCGCCGACCCAGATCCTGCCCGGCTACGTTGGCGTCATCGACGACTACCTGGAGCGTCAGGGCCTGCAACGCAACGTGGTGGTGGAATCGGCCTACTTCGGCCTGATTCCCAACATGCTGGCGCAGACCGATTTGGTGCTGACCACCGGCAGCCAGTTCGTGCGCCACTACGAAAAGCAGATGCCGCTGAAGACCTACAGCGTGCCGGTGCAGTTCCCGCCGATGCGTTTCTACCAGCTGTGGCACGAGCGCGTGCACCAGGCGCCGGAACACAAATGGCTGCGCGAGCAGGTAGGTGCGGCCGCCAAGGCGCTGACGCAGAAGTAA
- a CDS encoding AraC family transcriptional regulator, translating to MDPLSDVLSLLKPRSYMAGGFDAGGDWSLQFQKHEGIKCYAVVSGQCWLAVQGVAEPVLLKAGECFLLPRGLPFRLASDLSLPPQDALELLRRRREAGVGVINGGGDCMLVGGHFVFNGRHTSILLEALPPISHVHKESDRESLRWSLEKLVQELKERRPGCVLIAQHMAHMMLVQALRLVLAEEESNGVGWLYALADPQIGGAIGALHSDPAQRWTLETLAQHVGMSRSTLALKFKQTVGASPMEYLTRWRMLLAGDRLVHSSQPVSVIAQALGYESDSAFSTAFKRVMGCSPRQYVRDQAAA from the coding sequence AACCGCGCAGCTACATGGCCGGCGGCTTCGACGCCGGCGGTGACTGGTCGCTGCAATTCCAGAAACATGAGGGCATCAAGTGCTACGCCGTGGTCTCTGGCCAATGCTGGCTGGCGGTGCAGGGCGTGGCCGAACCGGTGCTGCTGAAGGCCGGCGAATGCTTTCTGCTGCCGCGCGGCCTGCCGTTCCGTCTGGCCAGCGATCTGTCGCTGCCGCCGCAGGATGCGCTGGAGCTGCTGCGCCGGCGGCGCGAGGCCGGTGTGGGCGTCATCAATGGCGGCGGCGATTGCATGCTGGTTGGCGGCCACTTCGTGTTCAACGGCCGCCATACCAGCATCCTGCTGGAGGCGCTGCCGCCGATCTCGCACGTGCACAAGGAGTCGGACCGCGAATCGCTGCGTTGGTCGCTGGAGAAGCTGGTGCAGGAGTTGAAGGAACGCCGGCCGGGTTGCGTGCTGATTGCACAGCACATGGCGCACATGATGCTGGTGCAGGCTTTGCGGCTGGTGCTGGCGGAAGAGGAGAGCAATGGCGTCGGCTGGCTGTATGCGCTGGCCGATCCGCAAATCGGCGGCGCCATCGGCGCGCTGCACAGCGACCCGGCGCAGCGCTGGACGCTGGAGACGCTGGCGCAGCATGTCGGCATGTCGCGCTCCACGCTGGCGCTGAAGTTCAAGCAGACCGTTGGCGCGTCGCCGATGGAATACCTGACGCGATGGCGCATGCTGCTGGCCGGCGACCGGCTTGTACATTCCAGCCAGCCGGTGTCGGTGATTGCGCAGGCGCTGGGCTATGAGTCCGACAGCGCCTTTAGCACGGCCTTCAAGCGCGTGATGGGCTGCTCGCCGCGCCAGTATGTGCGCGATCAGGCGGCAGCTTAG
- a CDS encoding urate hydroxylase PuuD yields the protein MEYLIPYGLEWANLLVRWLHIVTGIAWIGASFYFVWLDNSIRPPAPGSDLAKKGVSGELWAVHGGGFYNPQKYLVAPAELPKELHWFKWEAYSTWLSGIALLTIAYYFNAQAMMIDRSVADISSWQAVGIGIGTLVVGWTVYDLLCRSPLGKRDLWFGVVIFVLIVATAYGLTHVLSGRAAYIHIGALIGTIMVGNVLMLIIPGQRKMVDAMSAGRTPDPIHGQKAKQRSVHNNYFTLPVLFIMISNHYAMTYRNDRAWLVLAFIMAAGVFIRHFFNLRHKGRVEWRYPAIGALLLAGVAVAIAPSKPVAVAPAADPAAAFATVQAVVAQRCVACHSAHPTQAGFAAAPLGVAFDNAAEIHQNAEKIYKQVVQTKAMPLANLTNMTDAERTQIAAWYESGAK from the coding sequence ATGGAATATCTGATCCCGTATGGCCTTGAGTGGGCGAACCTGCTGGTGCGCTGGCTGCACATCGTCACCGGCATCGCCTGGATAGGCGCCTCGTTCTACTTTGTGTGGCTGGACAATTCGATCCGGCCGCCGGCGCCGGGATCGGATCTGGCGAAGAAGGGCGTGTCGGGCGAGTTGTGGGCGGTGCATGGCGGTGGCTTCTACAATCCGCAAAAGTACCTGGTGGCGCCGGCCGAACTGCCGAAGGAACTGCACTGGTTTAAGTGGGAGGCGTATTCCACCTGGCTGTCCGGCATTGCGCTGCTGACCATTGCCTACTACTTCAACGCCCAGGCGATGATGATCGATAGGTCGGTTGCTGACATCAGCAGCTGGCAGGCGGTCGGCATCGGCATCGGCACCCTGGTGGTCGGGTGGACGGTGTATGACCTGCTGTGTCGCTCCCCGCTGGGCAAGCGTGATTTGTGGTTCGGCGTGGTGATCTTTGTGCTGATCGTGGCGACGGCGTATGGACTGACGCATGTGCTGAGTGGACGCGCGGCGTATATTCACATTGGTGCGCTGATCGGCACCATCATGGTCGGCAATGTGCTGATGCTGATCATTCCGGGCCAGCGCAAGATGGTTGACGCGATGTCGGCCGGCCGCACGCCGGACCCGATCCATGGGCAGAAGGCCAAACAGCGCAGCGTGCACAATAACTACTTCACGCTGCCGGTGCTGTTCATCATGATCAGCAACCATTACGCGATGACCTACCGGAACGACCGCGCGTGGCTGGTGCTTGCCTTTATTATGGCGGCCGGCGTGTTCATTCGCCACTTCTTCAACCTGCGTCACAAAGGACGCGTGGAGTGGCGTTATCCGGCGATTGGCGCGCTGTTGCTGGCTGGCGTGGCGGTGGCGATTGCGCCGTCCAAGCCGGTGGCGGTGGCGCCGGCGGCTGATCCGGCGGCGGCTTTCGCCACGGTGCAGGCGGTGGTGGCGCAGCGCTGCGTGGCGTGCCATTCAGCGCATCCAACGCAGGCCGGCTTTGCGGCCGCACCGCTGGGCGTGGCGTTTGATAACGCCGCCGAGATTCATCAGAACGCGGAAAAAATCTACAAACAGGTCGTGCAGACCAAGGCGATGCCGCTGGCTAACCTGACCAATATGACGGACGCGGAACGGACGCAGATCGCGGCCTGGTACGAGTCCGGTGCAAAATGA
- a CDS encoding PqiC family protein produces MMRVFGPVMVAVLVLGGCASSPPEHFYSLSNGLGMAQAPAARAAYYIEMPAVTVPKQLTRNQLLVTTGEGRMDLLEQERWSAPPAAEIGQALSLAVSGELGTIDAFRTPVPEQATVYRISTNVQRFESAPGRYALIDAVWSVRQVGSTQVLTCRSVARETVGAGYDALVAGHRRAVARIGSDIAKAVRALAAGDKSGC; encoded by the coding sequence ATGATGCGTGTATTTGGCCCGGTGATGGTTGCGGTGCTGGTGCTGGGCGGCTGCGCGAGTTCGCCGCCGGAGCACTTCTACAGTTTGAGCAATGGGCTGGGCATGGCGCAGGCGCCGGCGGCGCGCGCGGCGTATTACATCGAGATGCCGGCGGTGACGGTGCCGAAGCAGCTGACGCGCAACCAGCTGCTGGTGACCACCGGCGAGGGGCGGATGGACTTGCTGGAGCAGGAGCGCTGGTCGGCGCCGCCGGCGGCGGAGATTGGCCAGGCCCTGTCGCTGGCGGTGTCGGGCGAGTTGGGCACCATCGATGCGTTCCGCACGCCGGTGCCGGAGCAGGCGACGGTGTACCGCATCAGCACCAATGTGCAGCGCTTTGAATCGGCGCCGGGGCGGTATGCGCTGATCGACGCGGTGTGGAGCGTGCGGCAGGTGGGCAGCACGCAGGTGCTGACTTGCCGCAGCGTGGCGCGGGAGACGGTCGGCGCCGGCTATGACGCGCTGGTGGCCGGCCATCGCCGCGCGGTGGCTCGCATCGGCAGCGACATCGCCAAGGCCGTGCGGGCGCTGGCCGCCGGCGATAAATCTGGCTGCTGA
- a CDS encoding substrate-binding periplasmic protein, giving the protein MPRRWSALLTTTLAASAAAQGPDTLIFGTTHESETVVFAYASDYLQRLCAEVHQRCALQSLPGRRSEAMLGDGSLAGEMGRVKEYGHKHPQYLRIDEPFVQTHTYVFTPRGQPVIDSWEQLAASARSVSYKRGIYIYQTRLEALQPRLRPHDVQNVPACLEMVIKGRDQACVYDDGSLSAASRAMLSQGGTGKPLEELRLYIYIGADQRALVAGINAAARRLKAQGVKEELHRKYFVR; this is encoded by the coding sequence ATGCCCCGCCGTTGGTCCGCACTCCTGACCACCACGCTCGCCGCCAGCGCCGCCGCGCAGGGGCCGGACACGCTCATCTTCGGCACCACGCATGAAAGCGAGACGGTCGTCTTCGCATACGCGAGCGATTACCTGCAACGGCTGTGCGCAGAAGTCCACCAGCGCTGCGCGCTGCAAAGCCTGCCCGGTCGGCGCAGCGAAGCCATGCTGGGCGACGGCAGCCTCGCCGGAGAAATGGGTCGGGTCAAGGAATATGGCCACAAGCATCCACAATACCTGCGGATCGACGAGCCGTTTGTGCAGACACACACATATGTCTTCACGCCAAGAGGCCAGCCGGTCATCGACAGCTGGGAACAGCTAGCCGCCAGCGCACGCAGCGTCAGCTACAAGCGCGGCATCTACATCTACCAGACCAGGTTGGAAGCGCTGCAACCGCGCCTGCGGCCGCACGACGTGCAAAACGTGCCGGCCTGCCTGGAAATGGTGATCAAGGGCCGCGACCAGGCCTGCGTCTACGATGACGGCAGCCTGAGTGCCGCCTCGCGCGCCATGCTGTCGCAGGGCGGCACCGGCAAACCGCTGGAAGAACTGAGACTATACATCTACATCGGCGCCGACCAGCGCGCGCTGGTTGCCGGCATCAACGCCGCCGCCCGCCGCCTGAAAGCGCAAGGCGTGAAAGAAGAACTACACCGCAAATATTTCGTCAGGTAG
- a CDS encoding paraquat-inducible protein A has protein sequence MHRYDLISCHDCGVLHMRRPVRPREKARCVRCRSVLYRGIYSDASRMAAITMGAVFTFLIAQFFPIVQLDVGGYSTSATLLGAIRVLWTEHMELVAAVVFLFTMVLPAVELGSLLYVTLSLRKGRRPPGFDHLLRAVGLARRWGMTEVLMIGILITIVKMTSLAEVIVQPGVFAFGALTLMLAIVVSFDPKILWNIGEHLPGPRRVAQKTFHYAALTKGAPLLACHACGLVESLKYTVRHQYCARCGARLHRRHPDSVGRTWAFLLAAAILYIPANLLPVMYTHSLFGKEDDTIISGVVYFWTSGSPALAVIIFIASIVVPVLKLAALALLAWTTQRRSRWQPLQRTALYRVVEFVGRWSMLDIFVITLTVALVRFQSLAVITAGPGALAFCAVVVLTMIASMQFDPRLIWDPIDTHGEKHV, from the coding sequence GTGCACCGATACGATTTAATCAGTTGTCACGATTGCGGCGTGCTGCACATGCGCCGCCCGGTACGCCCGCGCGAGAAGGCGCGCTGCGTGCGTTGCCGGTCGGTCCTGTATCGCGGCATCTATTCGGACGCCAGCCGCATGGCGGCCATCACCATGGGCGCGGTGTTCACTTTTCTGATTGCGCAGTTCTTCCCGATCGTTCAACTCGACGTCGGCGGTTACAGCACCAGCGCCACGCTGCTGGGCGCGATCCGCGTGTTGTGGACCGAGCATATGGAACTGGTGGCGGCAGTGGTGTTTCTGTTTACGATGGTGCTGCCGGCGGTGGAACTGGGCTCTTTGCTGTATGTGACGCTGTCCTTGCGCAAGGGCCGGCGGCCGCCCGGTTTCGATCATCTGCTGCGCGCGGTGGGCCTGGCGCGACGCTGGGGCATGACCGAGGTGCTGATGATCGGCATCCTGATCACCATCGTCAAGATGACCAGTCTGGCCGAGGTAATTGTGCAGCCGGGCGTGTTCGCTTTCGGCGCGCTGACGCTGATGCTGGCGATCGTGGTGTCGTTCGATCCCAAGATTTTGTGGAATATCGGCGAGCATTTGCCCGGCCCGCGCCGGGTGGCGCAGAAGACGTTTCACTACGCGGCGCTGACCAAGGGCGCGCCGCTGCTGGCCTGCCATGCCTGCGGTCTGGTGGAGTCGCTGAAGTACACGGTGCGGCACCAGTATTGTGCGCGTTGCGGCGCGCGCCTGCATCGGCGCCATCCGGATAGCGTCGGCCGCACCTGGGCGTTTTTGCTGGCCGCGGCGATTCTGTACATTCCGGCCAATCTGCTGCCGGTGATGTATACCCATTCGCTGTTCGGCAAGGAGGACGACACCATCATCAGCGGCGTGGTCTACTTCTGGACCAGCGGTTCGCCGGCGCTGGCGGTGATTATTTTTATCGCCAGTATTGTGGTGCCGGTGCTGAAGCTGGCCGCGCTGGCGCTGCTGGCGTGGACCACGCAGCGGCGCTCGCGCTGGCAGCCGTTGCAGCGCACGGCGTTGTATCGCGTCGTCGAGTTTGTGGGGCGCTGGTCGATGCTGGATATTTTCGTCATTACGCTGACGGTGGCGCTGGTGCGCTTCCAGTCGCTGGCGGTGATCACGGCCGGTCCCGGTGCGCTGGCGTTTTGCGCGGTGGTGGTGCTGACCATGATCGCGTCCATGCAGTTCGATCCCCGCCTGATCTGGGATCCTATCGATACACACGGAGAGAAGCATGTCTGA
- a CDS encoding TetR/AcrR family transcriptional regulator: MKIEAEANSREKILMEATRMAQAHGYNGLNIRDLASAVGIKAASVYHHFASKADLGAAVARRYWEDSEAALQAIREEVGDPLAWLRRYPDTFRKALDRDNRICLCSFMAAETDDLPDPIKLEVRKFAEVNIAWLTQVLLAADSVPSDQSDIRAQAIFAAVAGAQLIARSRCDIAVYDQLIAGYVAAGLIPS; the protein is encoded by the coding sequence GTGAAGATTGAAGCGGAAGCAAATTCGCGGGAAAAGATCCTGATGGAAGCAACCAGGATGGCGCAGGCGCATGGCTATAACGGCCTGAACATTCGTGACCTGGCCAGCGCCGTCGGCATCAAGGCCGCCAGCGTGTACCACCATTTCGCCAGCAAGGCCGATCTCGGGGCTGCAGTCGCCAGGCGCTACTGGGAAGACTCGGAAGCCGCGCTGCAGGCGATACGCGAAGAGGTGGGCGACCCGCTGGCATGGCTGCGCCGGTATCCGGACACTTTTCGCAAAGCCCTCGACCGCGACAATCGCATCTGCCTGTGCAGTTTCATGGCGGCGGAAACGGACGATCTTCCCGATCCGATCAAGCTCGAAGTACGCAAATTCGCCGAGGTGAACATCGCCTGGTTGACACAAGTGCTACTCGCCGCTGACAGCGTCCCGAGCGATCAATCCGACATCCGCGCCCAAGCCATTTTTGCCGCCGTCGCAGGCGCGCAGCTGATCGCCCGCAGCCGATGTGACATCGCAGTCTATGATCAACTGATCGCAGGCTATGTAGCGGCTGGCTTGATACCGTCCTAG
- a CDS encoding PqiB family protein, with protein sequence MSDNENGQPPLPEPEVEKPSRMPSLVWLIPLLAAIIGVMLVVRMVIDQGPTVTVSFRSADGLEPGKTKVKYKDVDIGLVKTIKLDGDLSKVLVTIDMTKEAKRFTASDTRFWVVKPRIGASGVTGLNTLLSGSYIGVDAGKSEETTHEFTGLEKPPQVTRDEKGTSFVLHGESLGSIDVGSPIFYRRIQVGQVTGFDLDEKGRGVKMSVFIAAPYDQYVGKNSRWWHASGVDVRLDSSGFKVNTQSLAALLVGGIAFESVNGQKPSAAAPGGSEFLLAADQASALREPDGVAVTTVLYFDQSLRGLSAGASVDFRGIVLGEVRSVGVEFDPVKKSFRMPVTVDMYPARLGRSFAQTVGTNEDRSAGTQVLERMVARGLRGQLRTGNLLTGQLYVALDFFPNAAPAKIDTTQEVVELPTVPNSLDELQTQVSSIARKLDKVPFEEIGKNLRDTLKSADVLMKRLDAQVVPELKDTLAAARKTFHQADELLQKDSPAQSDLREALQQVTQTMQSLDALADYLERHPEALIRGKVDKKGDQK encoded by the coding sequence ATGTCTGATAACGAGAACGGCCAGCCGCCGTTGCCCGAGCCTGAAGTGGAGAAGCCTAGCCGCATGCCGTCGCTGGTCTGGCTGATTCCCCTGCTGGCGGCGATCATCGGTGTGATGCTGGTGGTGCGCATGGTGATCGATCAGGGGCCGACAGTGACGGTCAGCTTCCGCAGCGCCGACGGGCTGGAGCCGGGCAAGACCAAGGTCAAATACAAGGACGTCGATATCGGTTTGGTCAAGACGATTAAGCTGGACGGCGATCTGTCCAAGGTGCTGGTGACGATCGACATGACCAAGGAGGCCAAACGCTTTACTGCGTCCGATACGCGCTTCTGGGTGGTCAAGCCGCGCATTGGCGCCAGCGGCGTGACGGGTTTGAATACGCTGTTGTCCGGTTCCTATATCGGCGTCGATGCCGGCAAGTCGGAAGAAACCACGCACGAGTTCACGGGGCTCGAGAAGCCGCCGCAGGTAACGCGCGACGAGAAGGGGACGTCGTTCGTGCTGCACGGCGAGTCGCTCGGTTCCATCGATGTCGGTTCGCCGATTTTCTATCGCCGCATCCAGGTCGGGCAGGTGACCGGCTTCGATCTCGATGAGAAGGGACGCGGCGTCAAGATGTCCGTGTTTATCGCCGCGCCGTACGATCAATATGTGGGCAAGAACTCGCGCTGGTGGCATGCCAGCGGGGTCGATGTGCGGCTCGATTCTTCGGGCTTCAAGGTCAACACGCAGTCGCTGGCGGCGCTGCTGGTGGGCGGCATTGCGTTCGAGTCGGTCAACGGCCAGAAGCCGTCGGCCGCGGCGCCGGGCGGCAGCGAGTTTCTGCTGGCGGCCGACCAGGCCAGCGCGCTGCGCGAGCCGGATGGCGTGGCGGTGACCACGGTGCTGTACTTCGACCAGTCGCTGCGCGGCTTGTCGGCCGGCGCTTCGGTGGACTTCCGCGGCATTGTGCTGGGCGAGGTGCGTTCGGTGGGCGTGGAGTTCGACCCGGTGAAGAAGAGCTTCCGCATGCCGGTGACGGTGGATATGTATCCGGCGCGGCTGGGCCGCAGCTTCGCCCAGACGGTCGGCACCAACGAGGACCGTTCGGCCGGCACGCAGGTGCTGGAGCGGATGGTGGCGCGCGGCCTGCGCGGCCAGCTGCGCACCGGGAATCTGCTGACCGGCCAGTTGTATGTGGCGCTGGACTTCTTCCCCAACGCGGCGCCGGCCAAGATCGACACCACCCAGGAGGTGGTGGAGCTGCCGACCGTGCCTAACAGCCTGGATGAGTTGCAGACGCAGGTTTCCAGCATCGCGCGCAAGCTGGATAAGGTGCCGTTCGAGGAGATCGGCAAGAACCTGCGCGATACGCTGAAGAGTGCCGATGTGCTGATGAAGCGTCTGGATGCGCAGGTGGTGCCGGAGTTGAAGGACACGCTGGCGGCGGCGCGCAAGACCTTCCACCAGGCCGACGAGCTGCTGCAGAAGGATTCGCCGGCGCAGTCGGACTTGCGGGAGGCGTTGCAGCAGGTGACGCAGACGATGCAGTCGCTCGATGCGCTGGCCGATTATCTGGAACGGCATCCGGAGGCGCTGATACGCGGTAAGGTCGATAAAAAAGGAGATCAGAAATGA
- a CDS encoding M20/M25/M40 family metallo-hydrolase has translation MNKQKLAEWIDAHFDEEVGVLQQLLRVPTDTPPGNNAPHAEMVADLVKAYGWTAEKHVVPEQAVHDYGMQSITNLIVRRPYAAGGPTVALNAHGDVVPPGDNWTYPPYGGVVEDGFIYGRAAAVSKCDFATYIFAVRALEALGVPLKGGLELHFTYDEEFGGLLGPGWLLEQKLTKPDYVIAAGFSYNIVTAHNACLQLEVTVHGKSGHGAMPETGHDALQAATRVLNAIYDQLPELKKIKSKIAGIDSPTMLVGRIDGGTNTNVVPGKVVLKMDRRMIPEEDPVAVEAQVRALIEEAVQGVPGITLEIKRLLLSHALRELSGTEKLVASIQQNAETFIGEKIPAQGTPLYADARLYGEHGIPAVLYGAGPRSVPESNAKKADERLNLEDLRKATKVVAATLFDFLAAT, from the coding sequence ATGAACAAGCAAAAGCTGGCCGAATGGATCGACGCCCACTTTGACGAGGAAGTCGGCGTGCTGCAACAACTGCTGCGCGTGCCGACCGATACGCCGCCCGGTAACAATGCGCCGCACGCGGAGATGGTGGCGGATCTGGTCAAGGCCTATGGCTGGACGGCCGAGAAGCACGTGGTGCCGGAACAGGCGGTCCACGATTACGGCATGCAGAGCATCACCAATTTGATCGTGCGCCGCCCATACGCGGCGGGCGGACCGACCGTGGCGCTGAATGCGCATGGCGACGTGGTGCCGCCGGGCGATAACTGGACCTATCCGCCGTATGGCGGCGTGGTGGAAGATGGCTTTATCTACGGCCGCGCGGCGGCGGTGTCCAAGTGCGACTTCGCGACCTACATCTTTGCGGTGCGCGCGCTGGAAGCGCTGGGCGTGCCGCTCAAGGGTGGGCTGGAACTGCACTTCACCTACGACGAAGAATTCGGCGGCCTGCTGGGGCCAGGCTGGCTGCTGGAGCAGAAACTGACCAAGCCGGATTATGTGATCGCGGCGGGCTTTAGCTACAACATCGTCACCGCGCACAACGCCTGTCTGCAACTGGAGGTGACGGTGCACGGCAAGTCGGGCCACGGTGCGATGCCGGAGACCGGGCACGATGCCTTGCAGGCGGCCACGCGCGTGCTGAACGCGATCTACGACCAGCTGCCGGAGCTGAAGAAGATCAAGTCCAAGATCGCCGGCATCGACTCGCCGACCATGCTGGTGGGCCGCATCGACGGCGGCACCAACACCAACGTGGTGCCGGGCAAAGTGGTGCTGAAGATGGACCGCCGCATGATCCCGGAAGAAGATCCGGTGGCGGTGGAAGCGCAGGTGCGCGCGCTGATCGAGGAAGCGGTGCAGGGCGTGCCCGGCATCACGCTGGAGATCAAGCGCCTGCTGCTGTCGCATGCGCTGCGCGAGCTGTCGGGCACGGAGAAGCTGGTGGCCAGCATCCAGCAGAATGCCGAGACCTTCATCGGCGAGAAAATCCCGGCGCAAGGCACGCCGCTGTACGCCGACGCACGCCTGTACGGTGAGCACGGCATCCCCGCCGTGCTATACGGCGCCGGTCCGCGCTCCGTCCCCGAATCCAACGCCAAGAAGGCGGACGAGCGCCTCAATCTGGAAGACCTGCGCAAGGCCACCAAGGTGGTCGCCGCCACGCTGTTCGACTTCCTGGCCGCTACCTGA